A section of the Mycolicibacterium anyangense genome encodes:
- the ilvA gene encoding threonine ammonia-lyase IlvA, translated as MTAELRQSRVSAPLTAADIDEAARRISDVVSTSPLQYSDRLSAATGAQVYLKREDLQLVRSYKLRGAFNLLMQLSGDELRAGVVCASAGNHAQGFALACRSMGVHGRVYVPAKTPKQKRDRIRYHGGDFIELIVGGKTFDLAAEAALEDVARTGATLVPPYDDTRTMAGQGTIAVEILDQLDAEPDLVIVPVGGGGCISGITTYLAERTTNAAVLGIEPAGAPSMMAALAAGEPVDLDHVDQFVDGAAVRRAGDLTYRALAAAGDMVSVSTVDEGAVCSAMLDLYQNEGIIAEPAGALSVAGLLEADVAPGSTVVCLISGGNNDVSRYGEILERSLVHRGLKHYFLVDFPQEPGALRRFLDTVLGPNDDITLFEYVKRNNRETGEALVGIELTSANDLDGLVQRMTDSDAHVELLEPGSPTYRYLT; from the coding sequence GTGACTGCCGAACTGCGCCAGAGCCGAGTGTCAGCGCCGCTTACCGCGGCTGACATCGACGAGGCTGCCCGGCGAATTTCGGACGTGGTCTCCACCAGTCCGCTGCAGTACAGCGACCGGCTGTCGGCAGCCACCGGTGCCCAGGTGTACCTCAAGCGCGAGGACCTGCAGCTGGTGCGGTCCTACAAGCTGCGTGGCGCGTTCAACCTGCTGATGCAGCTCTCCGGCGACGAACTGCGGGCCGGTGTGGTGTGCGCCTCGGCCGGCAACCACGCCCAGGGCTTCGCGCTCGCGTGCCGGTCCATGGGCGTGCACGGCCGGGTCTACGTGCCGGCCAAGACGCCGAAGCAGAAGCGCGACCGGATCCGTTATCACGGTGGCGATTTCATCGAACTGATCGTTGGCGGCAAGACCTTCGACCTGGCGGCCGAGGCCGCACTGGAGGACGTCGCGCGCACCGGGGCCACCCTGGTACCGCCGTACGACGACACCCGCACCATGGCCGGCCAGGGCACCATCGCCGTCGAGATCCTCGACCAGCTGGATGCCGAGCCCGACCTGGTGATCGTCCCGGTCGGGGGTGGCGGCTGTATCTCCGGGATCACCACCTACCTGGCCGAACGCACCACCAATGCCGCCGTGCTGGGCATCGAACCCGCCGGTGCACCGTCGATGATGGCCGCGCTGGCCGCCGGTGAGCCGGTGGACCTCGATCACGTCGACCAGTTCGTCGACGGCGCCGCGGTCAGGCGTGCCGGCGATCTGACCTACCGGGCGCTGGCCGCTGCCGGTGACATGGTCTCGGTGAGCACCGTTGACGAGGGCGCGGTGTGCAGCGCGATGCTCGACCTCTACCAGAACGAGGGGATCATCGCCGAGCCCGCCGGTGCGCTCTCGGTGGCCGGACTGCTGGAGGCCGACGTGGCCCCCGGCTCCACGGTGGTCTGCCTGATCTCCGGCGGCAACAACGACGTATCGCGGTACGGCGAGATCCTGGAGCGTTCGCTGGTGCACCGGGGTCTCAAGCACTACTTCCTGGTCGATTTCCCCCAGGAGCCGGGCGCGCTGCGCCGCTTCCTGGACACGGTGCTGGGCCCCAACGACGACATCACCCTGTTCGAGTACGTCAAGCGCAACAACCGGGAGACCGGTGAGGCGCTGGTCGGCATCGAGCTGACCTCGGCGAACGACCTGGACGGGCTGGTGCAGCGGATGACCGATTCCGATGCTCACGTCGAACTGCTGGAGCCCGGCTCACCCACCTATCGCTATTTGACGTAG
- a CDS encoding type II toxin-antitoxin system VapC family toxin, whose product MQLYLDTSALVKVVVAEPESPALRSYLNGHPQDIRFTAALSRTELLRAIGRSGSFDAVAHARRVLARLDTVALTHRLLDEAGSLGPPSLRTLDAIHLAAALTAPALRALVTYDARLAHAAESIGIAVIAPR is encoded by the coding sequence ATGCAGCTGTATCTGGACACCTCGGCCCTCGTCAAAGTCGTTGTCGCCGAACCTGAAAGCCCGGCGCTCAGGAGCTATCTGAATGGCCACCCACAGGATATTCGCTTCACCGCCGCGCTGAGTAGAACCGAACTCCTGCGGGCTATCGGGCGAAGTGGTTCGTTTGATGCCGTCGCACACGCCCGCCGCGTACTGGCCCGGCTCGACACGGTGGCGCTCACCCACCGATTGCTCGATGAAGCCGGCTCGCTCGGTCCGCCCTCGTTACGAACGCTAGACGCCATCCATCTCGCCGCCGCGCTCACCGCTCCGGCGTTGCGGGCGCTTGTCACCTACGACGCCCGGTTGGCGCACGCCGCCGAGTCGATCGGCATCGCCGTCATCGCGCCGCGCTGA
- a CDS encoding type II toxin-antitoxin system Phd/YefM family antitoxin, with translation MDRIGLRELRQHASRYVGRVASGESIEIAVRGRLVARLIPASDSGWDDLVQRGDVIPATSPHGLLDEPAGDYGVDGSAALEQLRREER, from the coding sequence ATGGATCGGATCGGGCTGCGTGAACTGCGCCAGCACGCGAGCCGCTACGTCGGGAGGGTGGCCAGCGGCGAGTCTATCGAGATCGCCGTCCGAGGTCGGCTGGTAGCTCGGTTGATCCCTGCCTCCGATAGCGGGTGGGACGATCTGGTACAGCGCGGCGATGTCATTCCGGCTACCTCGCCCCACGGGTTGCTCGACGAACCCGCAGGCGACTACGGCGTCGACGGGTCGGCAGCGCTGGAACAGTTGCGCCGCGAGGAACGGTGA
- the treZ gene encoding malto-oligosyltrehalose trehalohydrolase, translated as MTEFAVWAPIPKTVAVDVEGTRHEMTRGEDDWWRAEVDCPPDAHYGFALDGDSAVLPDPRSARQPDGVHERSQLWNPASARWTDQGWAGRSIEGAVIYELHTGTFTETGTFDAAIDKLDYLVDLGVDFVELMPVNAFNGTHGWGYDGVLWYAVHEPYGGPDGLVRLVDACHSRGLGVLIDAVFNHFGPSGNYLPKFGPYLSSVSNPWGEGVNLAGPQADEVRRYIIDCALRWMRDFHVDGLRLDAVHALVDNTAIHILEELAAETDALSAQLGRPLGLIAESDLNDPRLITARDRGGYGLTAQWDDDIHHAIHTAVSGERQGYYADFGTLQALATTLRNGYFHAGTYSSFRHRRHGRPLDTTSIPATRLLAYTCTHDQVGNRAVGDRPSQNLDYGQLAIKAALVLGSPYTAMLFMGEEWASTHPFQFFSSHTEPELAIATAEGRKAEFAGHGWDAEDIPDPQDPQTFLRSKLDWDQVGAPEHADLLAFYRDLITLRRTEPDLRDPWLTDLGVDFDEDSRWIVLRRGAMAIACNLGERSATVPVTGEVVLAWGDAEVRGSQTSMPGHSVVVTRSR; from the coding sequence ATGACTGAATTCGCTGTGTGGGCGCCGATTCCGAAGACCGTTGCGGTCGATGTCGAGGGCACCCGCCACGAGATGACGCGTGGTGAGGACGACTGGTGGCGCGCCGAGGTGGACTGCCCACCCGATGCCCACTACGGCTTCGCGCTCGATGGCGACTCGGCCGTGCTGCCCGACCCGCGTTCGGCCCGTCAGCCCGACGGGGTGCACGAGCGTTCCCAGCTGTGGAACCCTGCCTCGGCGCGGTGGACCGACCAGGGCTGGGCGGGCCGGTCGATCGAAGGTGCGGTGATCTACGAGCTGCACACCGGAACCTTCACCGAGACAGGCACCTTCGACGCCGCGATCGACAAGCTGGACTACCTGGTGGACCTCGGCGTCGACTTCGTCGAGCTGATGCCGGTCAACGCGTTCAACGGCACCCACGGCTGGGGCTACGACGGCGTGCTCTGGTACGCGGTGCACGAGCCGTACGGCGGACCCGACGGCCTGGTGCGCCTGGTCGACGCGTGCCACAGCCGGGGGCTGGGCGTCCTGATCGATGCGGTGTTCAACCATTTTGGACCGTCCGGCAACTACCTGCCGAAGTTCGGGCCCTACCTGTCCTCGGTCAGCAACCCGTGGGGTGAGGGTGTGAACCTGGCCGGCCCGCAGGCCGACGAGGTGCGCCGCTACATCATCGACTGCGCGTTGCGCTGGATGCGCGACTTCCACGTCGATGGACTGCGGCTGGATGCCGTGCACGCCCTGGTGGACAACACTGCCATCCACATCCTGGAAGAGCTGGCCGCTGAAACCGACGCGCTCTCAGCACAATTGGGCCGTCCGCTGGGGCTGATCGCCGAAAGCGATCTCAACGACCCACGGTTGATCACGGCGCGCGACCGCGGCGGCTACGGGCTGACGGCGCAATGGGACGACGACATCCACCATGCGATCCACACTGCGGTCAGCGGTGAACGGCAGGGCTACTACGCCGATTTCGGCACCCTGCAAGCCCTGGCGACCACCCTGCGCAACGGTTACTTCCACGCCGGGACCTATTCGTCCTTCCGGCACCGCAGACACGGCAGGCCGCTGGACACCACGTCGATTCCCGCGACGCGGCTACTCGCCTACACCTGCACCCACGACCAGGTGGGCAACCGCGCGGTCGGCGACCGTCCCTCGCAGAACCTCGACTATGGCCAGCTCGCCATCAAGGCCGCACTGGTTCTCGGATCACCCTACACCGCAATGCTTTTCATGGGCGAGGAGTGGGCGTCGACTCATCCGTTCCAGTTCTTCAGTTCGCATACCGAACCGGAGCTGGCGATCGCCACCGCCGAGGGCCGCAAGGCCGAGTTCGCCGGGCACGGCTGGGATGCCGAGGACATTCCCGACCCCCAGGATCCCCAGACCTTCCTGCGCTCCAAGCTGGACTGGGACCAGGTGGGTGCGCCCGAGCACGCCGACCTGCTGGCGTTCTACCGGGACCTGATCACGTTGCGGCGGACCGAACCCGATCTGCGCGATCCCTGGCTGACCGATCTGGGGGTCGACTTCGACGAGGACAGCCGGTGGATCGTGCTGCGCCGCGGAGCGATGGCGATCGCATGCAATCTGGGCGAACGGTCGGCCACCGTGCCGGTCACCGGTGAGGTGGTGCTGGCCTGGGGCGATGCCGAGGTTCGCGGCAGCCAGACCAGCATGCCCGGACATTCGGTGGTGGTGACCCGCTCCCGCTGA
- the treY gene encoding malto-oligosyltrehalose synthase produces the protein MAYPVLSTYRLQLRSGFTLADAEKIVDYLDDLGVTHVYLSPILTAAPGSEHGYDVTDPTTVSEELGGADGLARLAAAAKARGLGLVVDIVPNHVGVAHAEHNPWWWDVLRHGRESQYADFFDIDWSADPERRILLPVLGSDGDVADLEVHGEALRLGDLQFPIAPGTGGGSGAEVHGRQHYKLTGWRTNVCGYRRFFSITSLAGLRQEDPAVFDASHAEVARWFSEGLVDGVRIDHPDGLTDPSGYLVRLRELLGQTAWIVIEKILAVGEPLDPALPIDGTTGYDVLREVGGVFVDPSGEQALTELVDAAGFDYPNAATMVRELKVVAATDTLASELARVCRTMSAAAGTDHPRLADAVTALLTNIGVYRCDYQNLSPLLGAAIARTIAEHPDLADALEVVAAALAASDEAGARFQQLCGAMTAKSVEDCYFYRDARLVSLNEVGGEPAHFGVSAAEFHRSAAVRSQLWPHTMTTLSTHDTKRGEDVRARIAVLSQVPSLWAQFLTRWEKTTPSPDALTGLFLWQNVFGVWPVDGEVTAELRERLHRYTEKAIREAGARTTWTAPDTDFEQAVHGWLDAVFDGPVAGELTELAAQLAPHAHNDALGQKLLALTVPGVPDVYQGTEVWEDSLVDPDNRRLVDYTARRAELERGTHPKIRVVSAALRARRDRPATFLDGGYLPVLPSGSAAEHILAFRRGTDVLVAVARWTVRLDERGWGDTVLPLPEGTWRDRITGASWTGSAPATDVFAELPVALLERSDD, from the coding sequence ATGGCTTACCCGGTGCTGTCCACCTACCGCCTCCAGCTCCGCTCGGGGTTCACCCTGGCCGATGCGGAGAAGATCGTCGACTACCTCGACGACCTCGGCGTCACTCACGTCTACCTGTCCCCCATCCTGACCGCCGCGCCCGGCTCCGAACACGGCTACGACGTCACCGACCCGACCACCGTCTCCGAGGAACTCGGCGGCGCTGACGGGCTGGCGCGACTGGCCGCGGCAGCCAAGGCGCGCGGGCTGGGGCTGGTGGTCGACATCGTGCCCAACCACGTCGGTGTCGCGCATGCCGAGCACAACCCGTGGTGGTGGGATGTGCTGCGCCACGGCCGCGAATCGCAGTATGCCGACTTCTTCGACATCGACTGGTCAGCCGACCCTGAGCGCCGAATCCTGTTGCCCGTCTTGGGTTCCGATGGCGATGTCGCCGACCTCGAGGTGCACGGCGAGGCGTTGCGGCTCGGCGACCTCCAATTCCCGATCGCCCCGGGAACCGGTGGGGGCAGCGGCGCGGAGGTACACGGGCGCCAGCACTACAAGCTGACCGGCTGGCGCACCAATGTGTGCGGCTATCGCAGATTCTTCTCGATCACCTCGCTGGCGGGACTACGCCAGGAGGATCCGGCGGTCTTCGACGCCAGCCACGCCGAGGTGGCGCGCTGGTTCTCCGAAGGCCTGGTCGACGGTGTGCGAATCGACCATCCGGACGGACTCACCGACCCGTCGGGCTATCTGGTGCGGCTGCGTGAACTCCTCGGCCAGACGGCCTGGATCGTCATCGAGAAAATCCTGGCCGTCGGAGAGCCGCTGGATCCGGCCCTACCGATCGACGGCACGACGGGTTACGACGTACTGCGCGAAGTCGGCGGGGTGTTCGTCGATCCCAGTGGCGAGCAGGCCTTGACCGAACTGGTGGACGCGGCGGGCTTCGACTACCCGAACGCAGCGACGATGGTGCGCGAGCTGAAGGTCGTGGCCGCCACCGACACGCTGGCCAGCGAGCTGGCCAGGGTGTGCCGGACGATGTCGGCGGCCGCCGGAACCGATCATCCCCGGCTCGCCGACGCGGTGACCGCCCTGCTGACCAACATCGGGGTGTACCGCTGCGACTACCAGAATCTCTCGCCCCTGCTGGGCGCGGCGATCGCCCGCACGATCGCCGAACATCCCGACCTGGCCGACGCGCTGGAGGTGGTCGCCGCCGCACTGGCCGCCTCGGACGAGGCTGGTGCCCGGTTCCAGCAGCTCTGCGGTGCGATGACGGCCAAGTCCGTCGAAGACTGCTATTTCTACCGGGATGCCAGGCTGGTCTCGCTCAACGAGGTGGGCGGCGAGCCGGCGCATTTCGGGGTCAGCGCCGCGGAGTTCCACCGCAGCGCGGCGGTCCGATCGCAGCTGTGGCCGCACACCATGACGACACTGTCGACGCACGACACCAAACGCGGCGAGGACGTCCGCGCCCGTATCGCCGTGCTGTCGCAGGTTCCATCGTTGTGGGCGCAGTTCCTCACCCGGTGGGAGAAGACCACGCCCTCGCCGGATGCGCTCACCGGATTGTTCCTGTGGCAGAACGTCTTCGGGGTCTGGCCGGTCGACGGCGAGGTCACCGCCGAACTTCGCGAGCGGTTGCATCGCTACACCGAGAAAGCCATCCGCGAAGCGGGTGCCCGCACCACGTGGACCGCCCCGGACACCGATTTCGAGCAGGCCGTGCACGGCTGGCTCGACGCCGTGTTCGACGGCCCGGTGGCCGGCGAGCTGACCGAGCTGGCGGCCCAATTGGCGCCGCACGCCCACAACGACGCGCTGGGCCAGAAGCTGCTGGCGCTCACCGTGCCCGGCGTTCCCGATGTCTACCAGGGCACCGAGGTGTGGGAGGACAGCCTGGTAGACCCGGACAACCGGCGGCTCGTCGACTACACCGCGCGCCGTGCCGAGCTGGAACGCGGCACGCACCCCAAGATCCGGGTGGTCAGCGCAGCGCTGCGGGCGCGACGCGACCGGCCGGCGACGTTCCTCGACGGCGGATACCTGCCGGTGCTGCCGAGCGGATCGGCCGCCGAGCACATCCTGGCCTTCCGGCGTGGTACGGATGTTCTGGTGGCAGTGGCACGCTGGACGGTTCGGCTGGACGAACGCGGCTGGGGTGACACCGTCCTGCCACTGCCCGAGGGGACCTGGCGCGACCGCATCACCGGGGCCAGCTGGACCGGATCAGCCCCGGCCACCGATGTCTTCGCCGAGCTGCCCGTCGCACTCCTGGAGAGGTCCGATGACTGA
- the glgX gene encoding glycogen debranching protein GlgX codes for MSSSEPAGSAPPKQGGTTVWPGTPYPLGATYDGAGTNFSVFSEVAEKVELCLIAKDGTETRINLDEVDGFVWHAYLPTITPGQRYGFRVHGPWDPSAGHRCDPSKLLLDPYGKSFHGDFDFSQALYSYDLAAEDLATGGTPPMIDSLGHTMTSVVINPFFHWGSDHPPRTPYHETIIYEAHVKGMTQTHPGIPEELRGTYAGLGHPAVIDHLKSLNVTAIELMPVHQFLHDHRLLDLGLRNYWGYNTFGFFAPHYQYAATQHAGAAVAEFKTMVRSFHEAGIEVILDVVYNHTAEGNHLGPTLNFRGIDNAAYYRLMDDDLRLYRDFTGTGNSLNPRHPHTLQLIMDSLRYWVLEMHVDGFRFDLASTLAREFYDVDRLSAFFDIVQQDPVISQVKLIAEPWDVGEGGYQVGNFPSLWTEWNGKYRDTVRDYWRGEPATLGEFASRLTGSSDLYEATGRRPGASINFVTCHDGFTLADLVSYNEKHNEANGEDNRDGESHNRSWNCGVEGPTDDPDILALRHQQMRNILVTLMLSQGTPMISHGDEIGRTQLGNNNVYCQDSEISWMDWSLRDANADLLDFTRKVTALRKSHPVFRRRRFFDGEPIRTGDQVRDIAWLTPAGTEMTHDDWGSGFKCVAVFLNGDAIPEPNARGERVVDHSFLLCFNAHAKPVDFVTPDGEYAKQWTGVLDTSDATGSTTVVVKAGETVSAPGRSVLVLQKTA; via the coding sequence ATGTCGTCGAGCGAACCAGCAGGCTCAGCTCCCCCGAAACAGGGTGGCACCACGGTGTGGCCCGGCACTCCCTACCCGCTCGGCGCCACCTACGACGGCGCGGGCACCAACTTCTCGGTGTTCTCCGAGGTGGCCGAGAAGGTGGAGCTCTGCCTGATCGCCAAGGACGGTACCGAGACCCGGATCAACCTCGATGAGGTCGACGGCTTCGTCTGGCACGCCTACCTGCCCACCATCACCCCCGGGCAGCGCTACGGATTCCGGGTGCACGGCCCGTGGGATCCCTCGGCCGGACACCGCTGTGACCCCAGCAAGTTACTGCTGGATCCCTACGGCAAGTCGTTCCACGGCGATTTCGACTTCAGCCAGGCGCTGTACTCCTACGACCTGGCCGCTGAGGACCTAGCCACCGGTGGCACGCCGCCGATGATCGACTCGCTCGGGCACACGATGACCAGCGTGGTCATCAACCCGTTCTTCCACTGGGGATCTGACCACCCGCCACGCACCCCCTACCACGAGACGATCATCTACGAAGCCCACGTGAAGGGTATGACCCAGACCCATCCGGGCATCCCGGAAGAGCTGCGTGGCACCTACGCGGGCCTGGGACACCCCGCGGTGATCGACCACCTCAAGTCGCTCAACGTCACCGCGATCGAGCTGATGCCGGTACACCAGTTCCTGCACGATCACCGGCTGCTCGACCTCGGGCTGCGAAACTACTGGGGCTACAACACATTCGGCTTCTTCGCCCCGCACTACCAGTACGCCGCCACCCAGCACGCCGGCGCCGCCGTCGCCGAGTTCAAGACGATGGTGCGCTCGTTCCACGAGGCCGGTATCGAGGTGATCCTCGACGTGGTCTACAACCACACGGCCGAAGGCAACCATCTGGGCCCCACCCTCAACTTCCGCGGCATCGACAACGCGGCCTACTACCGGCTGATGGACGACGACCTGCGGCTCTACCGTGACTTCACCGGAACAGGCAACAGCCTCAATCCCCGCCATCCGCACACCCTGCAGCTGATCATGGATTCACTGCGGTACTGGGTGCTGGAGATGCATGTCGACGGGTTCCGGTTCGACCTGGCCTCCACCCTGGCCCGGGAGTTCTACGACGTCGACCGGTTGAGCGCCTTCTTCGACATCGTGCAGCAGGACCCGGTGATCAGTCAGGTCAAGCTGATCGCCGAGCCCTGGGACGTCGGCGAGGGCGGCTATCAGGTGGGCAACTTCCCCAGCCTGTGGACGGAATGGAACGGCAAATACCGCGACACCGTGCGCGATTACTGGCGCGGCGAACCGGCCACCCTCGGCGAGTTCGCCTCCCGCCTGACCGGGTCGTCGGACCTCTACGAAGCTACCGGCCGCCGACCGGGTGCCAGCATCAACTTCGTCACCTGCCACGACGGTTTCACGCTGGCCGACCTGGTGTCGTACAACGAGAAGCACAACGAGGCCAACGGCGAGGACAATCGCGACGGCGAAAGCCACAACCGGTCGTGGAACTGCGGTGTCGAGGGCCCTACCGACGACCCCGACATCCTGGCGCTACGCCATCAGCAGATGCGCAACATCCTGGTGACCCTGATGCTGTCGCAGGGCACGCCGATGATCTCGCACGGGGATGAGATCGGGCGAACTCAGTTGGGCAACAACAACGTCTACTGCCAGGACTCCGAGATCTCCTGGATGGACTGGAGCCTGCGCGACGCCAACGCCGACCTGCTGGACTTCACCCGCAAGGTCACCGCGTTACGCAAGAGCCACCCGGTGTTCCGGCGCCGCCGGTTCTTCGACGGCGAACCGATCCGCACCGGAGATCAGGTCCGCGACATCGCCTGGCTCACCCCGGCGGGCACCGAGATGACCCACGACGACTGGGGTTCGGGCTTCAAGTGCGTCGCGGTGTTCCTCAACGGCGACGCCATCCCGGAGCCGAACGCCCGCGGTGAGCGGGTCGTGGATCACTCGTTCCTGTTGTGTTTCAACGCGCACGCCAAGCCTGTCGACTTCGTCACACCGGACGGTGAGTACGCCAAGCAGTGGACCGGCGTGCTCGATACCTCCGACGCCACCGGCAGTACCACCGTGGTGGTGAAGGCGGGCGAGACCGTGAGCGCGCCGGGACGCTCCGTTCTCGTGCTTCAAAAGACCGCCTAG
- a CDS encoding acyltransferase family protein translates to MMTLTPARPSAATTVGPAATAGMGTRKSGFYRHDLDGLRGVAIALVAVFHVWFGRVSGGVDVFLVLSGFFFGGSLLRTALKPGSSLSPWPEIVRLVRRLLPALVVVLAASAVLTILIQPETRWETFADQSLASLGYYQNWELAATASNYLRAGEAVSPLQHIWSMSVQGQFYVAFLALVFLFAYALRRPLGKRLRPTFIVLLSALTIASFVFAIFAHQADQTTAYYNSFARAWELLLGALVGALVPHVSWPMWLRTLAAGVGLAVIASCGALIDGVKEFPGPWALVPVGAAVLMILAAANRQSRPSTADRLPAPSRFLATAPLVTLGSMAYSLYLWHWPLLIFWLAYTGDAHAGLLDGAVILAVSGVLAYLTMRFVEEPLRYRRPAESAAPQAKTIPWRTRLRRPTIALGTSVVLLGVALTATSFTWREHVTVQRASGKELAALSTDSYPGARALTEHARVPQLPMRPTVLEAQNDLPKSTSDGCISDFDNVGIINCTYGDTSAPRTIALAGGSHAEHWMTALDILGKMHHFKIVTYLKMGCPLTTEQVPLVMGDNRPYPKCHTWNDRVMDKLIKDHPDFVFTTSTRPWNIKPGDVMPATYIGIWQTLSDNNIPILAMRDTPWMVRNGQPFFPSDCLAKGGDAVSCGIKRSEVLSDRNQTLDFLGQFPLMHVLDLSDAVCRPDWCRAVEGNVLLYHDSHHLSATYMRTLVPELGRQLGAATGWW, encoded by the coding sequence ATGATGACCCTCACCCCGGCCCGACCGTCGGCAGCGACCACGGTGGGTCCTGCTGCGACGGCCGGCATGGGGACGCGGAAATCCGGGTTCTACCGGCACGACCTCGATGGGCTGCGCGGTGTCGCGATCGCTCTGGTGGCCGTGTTCCATGTCTGGTTCGGCCGGGTGTCCGGCGGGGTCGACGTCTTCCTGGTGCTGTCCGGCTTCTTCTTCGGCGGTTCGCTGCTGCGCACCGCGCTGAAGCCGGGATCGTCGCTCTCGCCGTGGCCCGAGATCGTGCGACTGGTACGGCGCCTACTCCCGGCCCTCGTGGTGGTGCTTGCCGCGTCGGCAGTGCTCACCATCCTGATACAGCCGGAAACCCGCTGGGAGACGTTTGCTGATCAGAGCCTGGCAAGCCTCGGGTACTACCAGAACTGGGAGCTGGCGGCCACCGCGTCGAACTACTTGCGCGCCGGTGAGGCGGTCAGTCCCCTGCAACACATCTGGTCGATGTCTGTTCAGGGCCAGTTCTACGTCGCGTTCCTGGCACTTGTCTTCCTGTTTGCCTACGCGCTGCGCCGCCCTTTGGGCAAGCGGCTGCGCCCGACGTTCATCGTGTTGCTGAGCGCACTGACGATCGCGTCGTTCGTCTTTGCCATCTTCGCCCACCAGGCCGACCAGACCACGGCTTACTACAACAGCTTCGCCCGCGCCTGGGAGTTGCTGCTGGGCGCGCTCGTCGGCGCGCTGGTGCCCCATGTCAGCTGGCCGATGTGGCTGCGCACGCTCGCCGCCGGCGTCGGTCTGGCGGTGATCGCCTCATGTGGTGCCCTGATCGACGGCGTCAAGGAGTTCCCCGGCCCCTGGGCGCTGGTGCCCGTCGGCGCGGCGGTGCTGATGATCCTGGCGGCCGCCAACCGGCAGTCCCGGCCGTCGACGGCCGACCGGCTGCCGGCGCCCAGCCGGTTCCTGGCCACCGCCCCGCTGGTGACGCTGGGCTCGATGGCCTACTCGCTGTATCTCTGGCATTGGCCACTGCTGATCTTCTGGCTGGCGTACACCGGCGACGCCCATGCCGGCCTGCTGGACGGCGCGGTGATCCTGGCCGTCTCCGGCGTGCTGGCGTATCTGACGATGCGCTTCGTCGAGGAGCCCCTGCGCTACCGCCGCCCGGCGGAGTCAGCGGCCCCCCAAGCCAAGACCATCCCCTGGCGGACCCGGCTGCGCCGCCCGACCATTGCCCTGGGAACCTCGGTTGTCCTGCTGGGCGTCGCACTGACCGCCACGTCGTTCACCTGGCGGGAGCACGTGACGGTGCAGCGCGCCAGCGGCAAGGAACTGGCCGCGCTGTCCACCGACAGCTATCCGGGGGCACGGGCGCTCACCGAGCATGCGCGCGTCCCCCAACTGCCGATGCGGCCGACCGTCCTGGAGGCGCAGAACGACCTTCCCAAGTCCACCAGCGACGGCTGCATTAGTGATTTCGATAACGTCGGGATCATCAACTGCACCTACGGCGACACCTCGGCGCCCCGCACCATCGCACTGGCCGGCGGCTCGCATGCCGAGCACTGGATGACCGCGCTGGACATCCTGGGCAAGATGCACCACTTCAAGATCGTCACCTATCTGAAGATGGGTTGTCCGCTGACCACCGAACAGGTGCCGCTGGTGATGGGCGACAACCGGCCCTATCCCAAGTGCCACACCTGGAACGACCGGGTGATGGACAAACTGATCAAGGACCACCCGGATTTCGTGTTCACCACCTCCACCCGGCCGTGGAACATCAAGCCCGGCGACGTGATGCCCGCCACCTACATCGGCATTTGGCAGACCTTGTCGGACAACAACATTCCGATCCTGGCGATGCGGGACACCCCGTGGATGGTGCGCAACGGCCAGCCGTTCTTCCCGTCGGACTGCCTGGCCAAGGGCGGTGATGCGGTGTCGTGCGGCATCAAGCGTTCCGAGGTGCTCTCCGACCGCAACCAGACCCTGGACTTCCTTGGCCAATTCCCGCTGATGCACGTCCTCGATCTCAGCGACGCGGTCTGCCGGCCGGACTGGTGTCGTGCGGTGGAGGGAAATGTGCTGCTATATCACGATTCTCATCACCTGTCAGCAACCTACATGCGCACCCTGGTTCCCGAACTGGGGCGTCAATTAGGTGCGGCGACGGGCTGGTGGTGA